The Montipora capricornis isolate CH-2021 unplaced genomic scaffold, ASM3666992v2 scaffold_496, whole genome shotgun sequence genome has a segment encoding these proteins:
- the LOC138036699 gene encoding uncharacterized protein: protein MVDTDGNIHCSFVIGKSRLAPLKAITIPRLELSAAVVFVKLDNMIRRELGLPIEESIFWSDSTSVIQLIQNQSKRFQTVAYRLSIIHDGSSPDQRRYVDSRSNLADDASRGLTAEQLIHNKRWLHGPEFLWKSDECWLALPCHSTEHAR from the coding sequence ATGGTTGATACGGATGGTAACATTCATTGTTCATTTGTCATCGGAAAGTCTCGTCTGGCGCCCCTAAAGGCGATCACAATCCCTCGCTTGGAGCTGTCGGCAGCAGTGGTATTTGTGAAGTTGGATAATATGATCCGGAGAGAGCTTGGTCTGCCCATCGAAGAGAGCATTTTTTGGAGTGATTCCACTTCTGTCATTCAGTTGATCCAAAATCAGTCTAAGAGATTTCAAACCGTGGCATACCGCCTGTCGATTATTCATGACGGTTCGTCTCCTGATCAGCGGAGATATGTTGACTCTAGATCCAATCTTGCTGATGATGCCTCGAGAGGTCTAACTGCAGAACAGTTAATTCATAATAAGCGTTGGTTGCATGGTCCTGAGTTTTTGTGGAAATCAGATGAATGTTGGTTGGCCCTCCCTTGTCACAGTACCGAACATGCCAGATGA
- the LOC138036698 gene encoding uncharacterized protein → MEMEKPLQMGKEFGLEGEKLLEFVEKQQKLEEEKQEKRRQLEEEREEKRSNTEEQSGLEVGLKVSSIDGVKDLCLPRVWSVERIPVSEKSIPVPDDLRRWPHLQDLSFPQIDDQTVMLFIGGDCREAFWVLDERKGASDEPYAVKFPLGWTLLGPVGPTNPHQEFHVNFVRSLDDDDLLQSQVKRFWLTDFGESLAASEVCMSLEDKRTLKIMNETVTKTDGHYQVGLPWRNRPPSIPNNRSFAESRLCSLKRRLLKDEELHRKYNTTMDGNLCKGHAVKIPPRELSVKGKNVWYLPHHPVVHDRKPNNEKFAIIADIESMFHQARVDPRDRDALRVLWWPSGELHSTPEEYKIAVHIFGATSSPSCACFCLLRTAEDNKDTFPSEIVNTVKTNFYVDDCLKSVRTRHDARLLVKMLTELLSRGGFSLTKWMSNDREVLASIPPSRRARSVVNLDFEE, encoded by the exons atggaaatggaaaagcctttgcagatgggaaaagaattcggattggaaggagaaaagctgctcgagtttgtagagaagcagCAAAAGttagaggaagaaaaacaagaaaaacgtagacaattggaagaggaaagagaagaaaagcgcAG TAACACTGAAGAACAAAGTGGGTTGGAGGTTGGTCTGAAGGTCAGCAGCATAGATGGTGTAAAGGATCTCTGCCTGCCTAGAGTGTGGTCTGTTGAAAGAATTCCCGTGTCAGAGAAGAGCATTCCAGTACCTGATGATTTAAGGCGATGGCCCCATCTCCAAGATTTGAGTTTTCCCCAGATTGATGATCAGACAGTAATGCTTTTTATTGGCGGAGATTGTCGGGAGGCATTTTGGGTGTTAGACGAGAGGAAAGGGGCAAGTGATGAACCGTATGCAGTCAAGTTCCCGTTAGGATGGACCCTATTGGGCCCAGTTGGTCCCACGAATCCTCACCAAGAATTTCACGTGAACTTTGTGCGTTCCCTGGATGACGATGACTTGCTTCAGTCACAAGTGAAGAGGTTCTGGTTGACTGACTTCGGTGAAAGTTTAGCTGCATCTGAGGTGTGCATGTCATTAGAAGACAAACGAACCTTGAAGATTATGAATGAGACGGTTACAAAAACCGATGGTCATTATCAGGTCGGGTTGCCTTGGAGAAATCGACCGCCTTCGATCCCGAACAACCGTAGTTTCGCTGAGTCGAGGCTATGTTCGCTGAAGAGACGACTTCTAAAGGATGAAGAACTTCATAGGAAGTACAACACTACTATGGACGGAAATTTGTGTAAGGGTCACGCAGTAAAGATTCCTCCACGAGAGCTGTCTGTTAAAGGAAAGAACGTCTGGTACCTTCCTCATCATCCAGTTGTCCACGACAGGAAACCGAACAAC GAGAAGTTCGCTATAATCGCTGACATAGAGTCCATGTTTCATCAGGCCAGAGTTGATCCACGTGACCGTGACGCTTTGCGTGTCCTCTGGTGGCCGAGTGGAGAACTGCACAGCACCCCAGAAGAGTATAAGATAGCGGTCCACATTTTCGGAGCTACATCGTCCCCAAGTTGTGCCtgtttttgtctgttgagaACAGCCGAAGACAACAAGGATACCTTTCCCAGCGAGATCGTGAACACAGTAAAAACGAATTTCTACGTGGATGACTGTTTAAAGTCTGTCAGAACGCGTCACGATGCACGGCTACTTGTGAAAATGTTGACTGAGCTGTTATCACGGGGTGGATTCAGCTTAACGAAATGGATGAGCAATGACAGAGAAGTCTTGGCAAGCATCCCTCCGAGTCGACGAGCGAGATCCGTTGTTAACTTGGACTTTGAGGAGTAA